A window from Sinorhizobium fredii encodes these proteins:
- a CDS encoding Ig-like domain-containing protein, with the protein MPSLSNGSELTVWEDLDNQSPDAVLFTITASNGDVLGPVGARADYPFGSIEVASIDVFDGFFTITTFTHDGRTEVATTIETLVFDNEGNYIRSLSDQAAYLSAQIVSVTAESPDDITVTWIGANQYFGGENTQYGQHQIILRDGALHLDSFVNHVPVATDMNFTLLPGQSLDDVAFSAADADFDLLAFIVVEGPAHGTLEQETRYESGYYPFPQGEYGGSLHFHQDFLSGNLFDYTPQAGFLGTDRFTIYVTDGQGNSNLATITITVTPPAQSIILTDAAEKISYQAYDHPVLVVAAGGNDRIAGSRFDDTLEGMAGNDRLNGGAGNDILSGGVGRDKLIGGEGADTFLFDVAPDTASCDRVLDFCAADDLFRLDAAVFAALSVGTLDSETLAFGKAASHEDDRIVYDQARGELFYDADGTGGADAVRFAIVSRGTSLAAEDFLVF; encoded by the coding sequence ATGCCGAGCTTGAGCAATGGGAGCGAGTTGACCGTCTGGGAGGACCTCGACAATCAAAGCCCTGATGCGGTCCTCTTCACGATAACGGCATCGAATGGGGATGTTCTCGGCCCCGTCGGCGCACGCGCGGATTACCCTTTCGGTTCGATTGAAGTGGCTTCGATCGACGTGTTCGACGGGTTCTTCACGATCACGACTTTCACCCATGACGGCAGGACCGAGGTCGCAACGACGATAGAGACCCTCGTCTTCGACAACGAGGGCAATTACATTCGCAGCTTGTCTGATCAGGCCGCTTATCTTTCGGCCCAGATCGTGTCAGTGACCGCGGAGAGTCCCGACGACATCACGGTGACCTGGATCGGCGCAAATCAATACTTTGGCGGCGAAAACACGCAATACGGCCAACACCAGATCATCCTGCGGGATGGCGCGCTGCACCTGGACAGCTTCGTCAACCATGTCCCCGTAGCGACCGATATGAACTTCACGCTTCTCCCTGGCCAGTCCCTCGACGACGTGGCCTTTAGTGCGGCGGACGCCGATTTCGATCTGCTGGCCTTCATCGTCGTGGAGGGGCCGGCCCATGGCACGCTGGAACAGGAGACGCGCTACGAAAGCGGCTACTATCCATTCCCCCAGGGTGAATACGGGGGCAGCCTTCACTTTCATCAGGATTTCCTCAGTGGAAACCTGTTCGACTACACTCCCCAGGCGGGTTTTCTCGGGACCGACAGGTTCACCATCTACGTCACCGATGGTCAGGGAAACAGCAATCTGGCGACCATCACCATAACGGTCACTCCGCCCGCGCAATCGATCATACTGACAGATGCCGCCGAGAAGATCAGCTATCAGGCATATGATCACCCTGTGCTGGTCGTCGCCGCGGGCGGCAACGACCGGATCGCGGGTAGCCGGTTCGACGATACACTCGAGGGCATGGCGGGCAATGACAGGCTGAATGGCGGCGCGGGCAACGACATCCTCAGCGGCGGCGTCGGTCGCGACAAGCTGATCGGGGGGGAGGGAGCCGATACCTTCCTGTTCGACGTTGCCCCGGACACGGCAAGCTGCGACCGCGTCCTCGACTTCTGCGCGGCCGATGACCTGTTCAGGCTGGACGCTGCTGTATTTGCGGCGCTCTCGGTAGGCACGCTGGACAGTGAGACCTTGGCTTTTGGCAAGGCTGCGTCCCACGAGGACGACCGGATCGTATATGACCAAGCTCGTGGGGAGCTATTTTACGATGCGGATGGCACCGGGGGCGCAGATGCCGTTCGGTTCGCCATCGTGAGCCGTGGCACTTCGCTCGCCGCAGAGGATTTCCTTGTGTTCTAA